A genomic region of Raphanus sativus cultivar WK10039 chromosome 6, ASM80110v3, whole genome shotgun sequence contains the following coding sequences:
- the LOC108811915 gene encoding ultraviolet-B receptor UVR8 — protein sequence MLAERKWLVSLEDLPSHLILEVLTSGRLNAADLLSLELTSKVFGGSSGSLYPLKFQSLADYAASQLCSVHPVYAGMGLTTQKELFANCEGNWKRLLRFLQSVEQSSDTVQTSSGNMQVTTGRYHTLLINNSEVYSCGSSLSGVLAHGPETTQCVAFTPIEFPFSAKVAHVSATQNHSAFILQSGEVLTCGDNSSHCCGHLDVSRPIFRPKLVEALKGTPCKQVAAGLHFTVFLSREGRVFTCGSNTHGQLGHGDTLDSPVPKEVEFFDQSVGPVVQIATGPSYVLAVTQDGSVYSFGSGSSFCLGHGEQQDEHQPRVIQGFKRKGVHVLRVSAGDEHAVALDSNGRVYTWGKGYCGALGHGDENDKITPQVLVSLNNCLAVQVCARKRKTFVLVEGGVLYGFGWMGFGSLGFPDRGVSDKVLRPRVLESLKQHRVSQVSTGLYHTIVVTEGGRIFGFGDNERAQLGHDSLRTCLEPTEIFLHYGRSRNRLC from the exons ATGTTGGCTGAGAGGAAGTGGTTGGTCTCGTTAGAGGATCTCCCTTCACATTTGATCTTGGAGGTGTTAACCTCCGGCCGGCTTAACGCGGCTGATCTACTCAGCCTAGAACTGACCTCTAAGGTGTTTGGAGGAAGCTCTGGATCGTTGTACCCTCTGAAATTCCAATCGCTAGCTGATTACGCCGCGTCTCAGCTCTGCTCTGTGCACCCCGTCTACGCGGGAATGGGTTTGACTACGCAGAAAGAGCTCTTTGCTAACTGCGAGGGGAACTGGAAGCGGCTCTTGAGGTTCTTGCAGTCCGTTGAGCAGTCTTCAGACACGGTTCAAACCTCTTCAGGCAAT ATGCAAGTTACAACGGGAAGGTATCACACGTTGCTGATCAACAACTCAGAGGTTTACTCTTGCGGTTCGAGTTTGTCTGGTGTTCTCGCTCATGGTCCAGAAACTACTCAGTGCGTAGCGTTTACGCCTATAGAGTTCCCTTTCTCTGCTAAAGTTGCTCACGTCTCAGCCACACAGAACCATTCTGCTTTTATATTGCAATCTGGAGAGGTTCTGACATGTGGGGATAACTCATCGCATTGCTGTGGTCACTTAGATGTTAGCCGTCCAATATTTAGGCCTAAGCTTGTTGAGGCTTTGAAGGGAACTCCTTGTAAGCAGGTGGCTGCTGGGCTGCACTTCACTGTGTTTCTATCGAGGGAAGGGCGTGTGTTTACATGTGGATCGAACACGCACGGACAGCTCGGTCATGGAGATACATTGGACAGTCCAGTACCCAAAGAAGTTGAGTTTTTTGATCAAAGCGTTGGCCCTGTGGTGCAGATTGCGACGGGACCGAGCTATGTTCTAGCTGTGACGCAGGATGGCTCGGTTTACTCGTTTGGCTCTGGTTCTAGCTTCTGTCTTGGTCATGGAGAGCAGCAGGACGAGCACCAGCCGCGTGTGATCCAGGGTTTTAAGAGAAAAGGTGTTCATGTACTCCGTGTCTCTGCAGGGGATGAACACGCCGTGGCACTTGATTCGAATGGTCGT GTATACACATGGGGTAAAGGTTACTGTGGTGCTCTAGGCCATGGAGATGAAAACGACAAGATCACTCCTCAGGTTTTGGTTAGTCTCAACAACTGCCTTGCTGTCCAG GTGTGTGCAAGAAAGAGGAAGACGTTTGTATTAGTGGAAGGTGGAGTGTTATATGGGTTTGGGTGGATGGGGTTTGGAAGCCTAGGGTTCCCGGACAGAGGAGTTTCAGACAAAGTTCTCAGGCCGAGAGTGTTGGAGAGTCTGAAACAACACCGTGTCTCTCAAGTTAGCACCGGTTTGTACCATACCATTGTGGTTACTGAAGGTGGTCGCATTTTCGGGTTTGGGGATAACGAAAGAGCTCAGCTTGGTCATGACTCACTACGTACCTGCTTAGAACCTACTGAGATCTTTCTTCATTATGGCCGTTCTCGTAACAGactttgttaa